The segment TTGAAAGGACGCGGCGCATTGGCGAACTGGCGGCCAATAGCACAACCGTGGACGAGGCGCAGCGCCGCGCAGTCATCGCCGACCGGCTGCCCTCGCATCACTGGCCCGACCGCCAGCTCAGGATCGTTGCGGTTAATATCGCTACCGGCGAGCCGCAGATTTTCGATAAAGATTCCGGCGTCAGCCTGATCGATGCCGTCGCTGCAAGCTGTGCGGTACCGGGCATGTGGCCCCCGGTGAGCATAAACGGTCAACGCTATATGGACGGCGGCATTCACTCGTCGGATAACGCTTATCTGGCGGCTGGCAGCGCTAAGGTTTTGATTTTGTCCCCGCTGGGGACGCAGGGGATGACGCTACCCGGTAGTGTAAACCTGACCAGTCAGGCTGAGGCGCTGCGCCAGGGCGGGGCCGACGTTACCCTTGTTGAACCTGACGAGGCTTCTCGCGAAGCGATGGGCAAGAATCCGCTGTCGCCCGAAACTCGCCTTCCTGCTGCAATGGCTGGCCGTGCGCAGGGCCGTG is part of the Erwinia sp. HDF1-3R genome and harbors:
- a CDS encoding patatin-like phospholipase family protein; the protein is MSHSGSGEGRAVVLGGGGVAGIAWMTGLLLGLRDEGVEPGHTADVLIGTSAGSTVAAQIACGCDLDDLFQRQTLPERQVAELVPKPHLLELIGNALPVLFRLTDAVERTRRIGELAANSTTVDEAQRRAVIADRLPSHHWPDRQLRIVAVNIATGEPQIFDKDSGVSLIDAVAASCAVPGMWPPVSINGQRYMDGGIHSSDNAYLAAGSAKVLILSPLGTQGMTLPGSVNLTSQAEALRQGGADVTLVEPDEASREAMGKNPLSPETRLPAAMAGRAQGRAIAASLAD